The Streptomyces sp. NBC_01268 genome window below encodes:
- a CDS encoding Mov34/MPN/PAD-1 family protein, whose protein sequence is MLTITRALYDQIVEHSRADHPDEACGVVAGPAGSGRPERFIPMLNAARSPTFYEFDSADLLKLYREMDDRDEEPVIVYHSHTATEAYPSRTDISYANEPQAHYVLVSTADTDGAGPFQFRSYTIVEGVVTEEEVKVVEAYE, encoded by the coding sequence ATGCTGACCATCACCCGGGCCCTGTACGACCAGATCGTGGAACACTCCCGCGCGGACCATCCCGACGAGGCCTGCGGCGTGGTTGCCGGTCCGGCCGGCAGCGGCCGCCCCGAGCGCTTCATCCCGATGCTGAACGCGGCCCGCTCGCCCACCTTCTACGAGTTCGACTCCGCCGACCTGCTCAAGCTGTACCGCGAGATGGACGACCGGGACGAGGAGCCCGTGATCGTCTACCACTCGCACACCGCGACCGAGGCGTACCCGTCCCGTACGGACATCTCCTACGCCAACGAGCCGCAGGCCCACTACGTCCTGGTCTCCACCGCCGACACCGACGGCGCCGGCCCCTTCCAGTTCCGCTCCTACACGATCGTCGAGGGCGTCGTGACGGAGGAGGAGGTCAAGGTCGTCGAGGCCTACGAGTAG